The following proteins come from a genomic window of Timaviella obliquedivisa GSE-PSE-MK23-08B:
- a CDS encoding retroviral-like aspartic protease family protein, with protein MSRLHRSVIALLSGSLAVVGACSDRPVVSHLEGDRQTVSASQVQSPVQVAVPPAASSIPVTQPDAYALGLARASSAFNISQSAQSKDDWHLVSERWQQAIQLLSTVPKSSQHYAEAALKLKDYRRNLAFAQQQSDRPTSNNPGIVVKRSSSSRPNLAPPRAIAAATPQAAATPLAPSRATSSRPSNISVASSAAFFAPIVRRAGNTPVIAVTFNGSQIYEMIVDTGASGTLITSGMATALGIRSVGETRVDTASAQGVSFSLGYVDSMEVGGAIAQNVLVAMGGPELTLGLLGHDFFGNYDITIRENEVEFQER; from the coding sequence ATGTCTAGGCTGCACCGTTCTGTGATTGCACTTCTTTCAGGTTCTTTGGCGGTGGTCGGTGCTTGTAGCGATCGCCCAGTTGTCAGTCATCTGGAGGGCGATCGCCAGACAGTTAGCGCTTCTCAAGTTCAGTCTCCGGTTCAAGTGGCAGTTCCTCCAGCAGCAAGTTCGATTCCAGTAACGCAGCCAGATGCGTATGCCTTGGGTCTTGCTCGTGCCTCTAGTGCCTTCAACATTAGCCAGTCTGCCCAATCGAAAGACGACTGGCACCTGGTTTCAGAGCGCTGGCAACAGGCAATTCAGCTATTGTCCACGGTTCCAAAATCTAGCCAGCATTATGCTGAGGCAGCGCTAAAACTTAAAGACTACCGCCGCAACCTAGCATTTGCCCAGCAGCAAAGCGATCGACCGACCTCTAACAATCCCGGTATTGTGGTTAAAAGATCTTCATCTAGCCGTCCCAATCTGGCACCGCCTCGTGCGATCGCTGCTGCCACGCCCCAAGCTGCTGCCACTCCTCTGGCTCCGTCACGGGCAACTTCTAGCCGTCCCAGTAACATCAGTGTCGCCAGCAGTGCCGCCTTTTTTGCACCCATTGTCAGACGTGCCGGAAATACTCCAGTGATTGCTGTCACTTTCAATGGCAGTCAAATCTATGAAATGATTGTTGATACCGGAGCCAGTGGCACTCTGATTACATCAGGAATGGCAACGGCACTAGGAATTCGCTCGGTGGGCGAAACCAGGGTAGATACCGCCAGCGCTCAAGGCGTATCTTTCTCGTTGGGCTACGTTGATTCGATGGAAGTGGGGGGAGCGATCGCCCAGAATGTTTTGGTCGCGATGGGAGGCCCCGAACTGACTTTGGGCTTATTGGGTCACGACTTTTTTGGTAACTACGACATTACGATTCGTGAAAATGAAGTGGAATTTCAGGAACGCTAA
- a CDS encoding HlyD family type I secretion periplasmic adaptor subunit: MDSLPPTQSAQVRQTRQQFVNPEDYLSYELGKAVRELPPLYTRVLAGTLTAIVMGTIGWAYLSKIDEVAVAQGEIIPTSQIRPVRALEGGVISEIKVKEGDRVKQGDVLIKQDPALSKTEVDRIQQNVALVRQDVARLDAESKGNSSSGSAIQDQLIASRLREFDTRQAAANADTQRQVAVIGEARARLARLQENLNSARATMINAQERESSLRQLVEQEGAVPRFDYLQAKDQLTEAQNQIFSLEQDIVAQQQSIQQAQQSYTGAQQSANRLSSERQSEILTQMNQRRQDLTELEGQLNQAQVRAKGQVIVAPISGKIYNIQTSLAERTIAPGQDLLSILPDSHDLLVEAKVLNRDIGFIKEGMRVKVKVATFPFQEFGTIDGEVVRLTPNATLDKDLGLVYTVRVMLKRKTINVEGKDVELTPGMAVTAEVVTRKRSILTFMLEPITRRFSEALTER, encoded by the coding sequence ATGGATTCTCTTCCTCCTACTCAATCCGCTCAGGTTCGGCAAACTCGCCAGCAGTTTGTTAACCCAGAGGATTATCTTTCATACGAGCTAGGTAAAGCAGTACGAGAATTGCCGCCGCTCTATACGCGGGTGCTGGCAGGAACCTTGACAGCAATTGTGATGGGGACGATTGGCTGGGCGTATCTGAGTAAAATTGATGAGGTGGCAGTCGCCCAGGGCGAAATTATTCCGACATCGCAAATTCGTCCAGTGCGGGCATTAGAGGGTGGGGTGATTAGCGAGATCAAAGTTAAAGAGGGCGATCGGGTGAAACAGGGCGATGTGCTGATTAAGCAAGACCCCGCTCTATCGAAAACAGAAGTCGATCGCATCCAGCAAAATGTTGCCCTTGTCCGGCAAGACGTGGCTCGGCTAGACGCAGAAAGCAAAGGCAATAGCAGCAGTGGTTCCGCCATTCAAGATCAGTTGATTGCCTCACGCCTACGCGAATTTGACACCCGCCAAGCCGCGGCTAATGCCGATACCCAACGTCAAGTTGCAGTAATCGGCGAGGCAAGAGCTAGATTAGCTCGTCTTCAAGAAAATTTGAATAGCGCTAGGGCAACGATGATCAATGCTCAAGAAAGAGAATCTAGCCTGCGTCAATTGGTTGAGCAAGAAGGCGCAGTTCCCCGATTTGACTATCTGCAAGCCAAAGATCAGTTAACTGAGGCGCAAAACCAAATTTTTTCTTTAGAGCAAGATATCGTAGCGCAGCAGCAGTCAATTCAACAGGCACAGCAATCCTACACAGGAGCGCAGCAGTCGGCAAATCGCTTAAGCTCGGAGCGCCAAAGCGAGATTTTGACTCAAATGAACCAGCGGCGGCAAGATTTGACTGAGTTGGAAGGTCAACTGAATCAGGCTCAGGTGAGGGCAAAAGGACAGGTTATTGTGGCTCCTATCTCAGGAAAAATCTACAATATCCAAACGAGTCTGGCTGAACGAACCATTGCGCCGGGTCAAGACCTGCTCTCCATTCTGCCCGATAGCCACGACCTGTTGGTAGAAGCAAAAGTTTTGAACCGCGACATTGGATTTATTAAAGAAGGGATGCGAGTTAAGGTAAAAGTTGCAACATTCCCATTTCAAGAGTTTGGAACGATCGACGGAGAGGTTGTAAGACTTACTCCGAACGCAACTCTGGATAAGGATTTAGGTTTGGTCTACACTGTTCGAGTGATGTTAAAGCGCAAGACAATTAACGTTGAAGGGAAAGACGTTGAGCTAACTCCAGGAATGGCGGTTACTGCGGAAGTCGTGACGAGAAAGCGATCGATTTTAACGTTTATGTTAGAACCCATTACGCGACGGTTTAGTGAAGCGTTGACAGAACGGTAA
- a CDS encoding Uma2 family endonuclease has translation MTARQSHTYFTPEEYLEIERISLIKHEYLEGQIVAMAGASKAHVMLTGSLSALILNHLRGTSYVSYATDMKVRLPASRLFYYPDLAVTCHEEDRNSDEDFISHPKLLIEVLSKLTEACDRGEKFADYKAIAEFEEYLLVHQDQVLAERFQRKSHNLWVPTIYQAGETLQLSRLGFPAQCPLSTTT, from the coding sequence ATGACAGCGAGGCAGAGCCACACCTACTTCACGCCCGAAGAGTATTTAGAAATCGAGCGCATTAGCCTGATTAAACATGAATATCTTGAAGGGCAAATTGTCGCAATGGCAGGCGCAAGCAAAGCTCATGTCATGCTTACAGGTAGCCTTTCCGCTCTAATTCTTAATCATCTCCGAGGCACAAGCTATGTTTCCTATGCGACTGACATGAAGGTGCGTCTGCCTGCTTCTCGGTTGTTCTACTATCCTGATCTGGCGGTAACTTGCCATGAAGAGGATAGAAATTCTGATGAAGACTTTATCTCTCATCCCAAACTATTAATTGAGGTTTTGTCTAAGTTGACGGAGGCATGTGATCGAGGTGAAAAATTTGCAGATTATAAAGCGATCGCTGAATTTGAGGAATATCTACTTGTTCACCAAGATCAAGTTCTAGCAGAACGATTTCAACGCAAGTCCCACAACCTTTGGGTTCCCACTATCTATCAAGCTGGGGAAACGCTGCAACTATCGAGATTGGGTTTTCCTGCCCAATGTCCACTCTCTACAACAACTTAG
- the trpD gene encoding anthranilate phosphoribosyltransferase codes for MITSVPVAEQDWSPLLQQLLEGQSLDMLQAANLMQGWLTESISPVMSGAILAAIQVKGVSASELAGMAQVLQSQSLGSSIAASSASLSAPALSAPALSAPVIDTCGTGGDGASTFNISTAVAFVAAAAGIAVAKHGNRAASSKVGSADVLEELGVNLGTAPERIKAALSEVGITFLFAPGWHPAMKHVAPLRKMLKVRTVFNLLGPLVNPLCLTGQVMGVFNSGLVETLAEALNQLGRQEAIVLHGREKLDEAGLADLTDMAVLSGGRVQSFVLDPMELGLRAAPTSALRGGERLENAEILRSVLQGKGTQAQTEVVALNAALALKVGGRVAIDPTDPSACYRQGISIAQDILASGAAWTKLEQLVKFLKD; via the coding sequence ATGATCACCTCCGTCCCTGTTGCTGAACAAGATTGGTCGCCCCTTTTACAACAGCTTTTAGAAGGTCAATCTTTAGATATGCTTCAAGCTGCCAACCTGATGCAAGGATGGCTGACCGAATCCATCTCGCCTGTTATGTCGGGAGCAATTTTGGCAGCAATTCAGGTAAAAGGCGTTTCTGCCAGCGAGTTAGCAGGTATGGCTCAAGTGTTGCAGTCGCAGTCGTTAGGTAGTTCTATAGCAGCCTCTTCCGCTTCGTTATCTGCTCCAGCATTATCTGCTCCAGCATTATCTGCTCCAGTAATAGACACTTGTGGCACGGGTGGCGATGGTGCTTCTACGTTTAACATTTCTACGGCAGTTGCTTTTGTGGCGGCAGCGGCAGGAATAGCAGTAGCAAAACATGGCAATCGGGCGGCTTCCAGCAAAGTGGGTTCAGCCGATGTTTTAGAAGAATTAGGCGTTAATTTGGGGACTGCACCAGAGCGAATCAAGGCAGCGTTGTCAGAAGTTGGGATTACGTTTTTGTTTGCACCCGGCTGGCATCCAGCAATGAAGCATGTCGCACCCTTAAGAAAAATGTTGAAGGTGCGAACGGTCTTCAATTTGCTAGGCCCGTTAGTCAATCCGTTGTGTTTAACAGGGCAAGTGATGGGCGTTTTTAATTCGGGGCTTGTGGAAACGCTTGCAGAGGCGCTTAACCAGCTAGGTCGGCAAGAGGCGATCGTGCTGCATGGTCGAGAGAAACTAGATGAGGCAGGGTTAGCAGATTTAACTGATATGGCAGTGCTTTCGGGCGGACGGGTGCAGTCCTTCGTTCTTGATCCTATGGAATTAGGGCTAAGGGCTGCACCCACTAGCGCTTTGCGGGGAGGTGAAAGACTAGAGAATGCAGAAATTTTGCGATCGGTGCTGCAAGGGAAGGGAACTCAGGCGCAAACCGAGGTAGTGGCGCTGAATGCAGCTTTAGCGTTAAAGGTTGGCGGCAGGGTGGCGATCGATCCGACTGATCCATCTGCTTGTTATCGCCAGGGGATTAGTATTGCTCAGGATATTCTTGCCAGCGGGGCAGCTTGGACAAAACTAGAGCAGTTGGTTAAGTTCTTAAAAGATTAG
- a CDS encoding biotin--[acetyl-CoA-carboxylase] ligase, translated as MDQCPEWLYCLEQCPSTNTWAMEARSLQQGDVVFTRQQTAGRGQQGRYWDSPPGVLTASFVLEEIPVEQLSGISLAAGLAVIDTVEALVPTLRGELRLKWTNDVFLQGRKLAGILCETATKSSAKSARVIVGIGLNRWVEFERLEWQNDFARRVSLHQVVHSRDPQGVTPAELPLLERLRHHLLLTVERLRSQGMNALLPDLRQRDFLLGKQMTIETANESVVGEALGIGDRGELWLRLLDGTERTFVSGHVLLL; from the coding sequence ATGGATCAATGTCCAGAATGGCTCTATTGTTTAGAGCAATGTCCTAGCACAAATACTTGGGCGATGGAAGCGCGATCGCTCCAGCAGGGCGATGTGGTGTTTACGCGCCAACAAACTGCTGGGCGGGGGCAACAGGGGCGATATTGGGATTCTCCGCCGGGGGTATTAACCGCTAGTTTTGTCTTAGAAGAAATTCCTGTTGAACAACTGTCGGGCATTAGCCTGGCGGCTGGCTTAGCAGTGATTGATACCGTTGAAGCTTTAGTGCCAACTTTGCGAGGAGAACTGCGCCTGAAATGGACAAATGATGTATTTCTACAGGGGCGAAAGCTAGCCGGTATTTTATGTGAGACTGCAACTAAAAGCTCTGCCAAGTCAGCACGAGTCATCGTTGGGATAGGGCTGAATCGCTGGGTTGAGTTTGAACGTTTGGAGTGGCAGAACGACTTTGCGCGGCGCGTCAGTTTGCACCAGGTGGTACATTCGAGAGATCCGCAAGGAGTGACTCCCGCTGAATTGCCTTTACTAGAACGGTTGCGCCATCACTTATTATTAACGGTGGAACGGTTGCGATCGCAGGGTATGAACGCCCTGTTACCAGATCTTCGTCAGCGAGATTTTTTGCTAGGTAAACAGATGACGATTGAAACGGCGAACGAGTCGGTGGTGGGCGAAGCCTTAGGAATTGGCGATCGGGGTGAACTCTGGCTGCGACTGTTAGATGGAACGGAACGAACCTTTGTTTCAGGGCATGTTTTATTGCTCTAG
- a CDS encoding acylphosphatase: MNQPLSPNSQVRAHVFISGKVQGVGYRASAWDMAVLLHINGWVRNLHDGRVEAIFEGSPNAIEEMMRWCHQGSPVAQVSQVTVEYEFAEGLKGFEVERTR; encoded by the coding sequence ATGAATCAGCCTTTATCTCCAAATTCTCAAGTTCGTGCTCACGTCTTTATCTCTGGCAAAGTTCAGGGGGTCGGTTATCGTGCCTCTGCCTGGGATATGGCAGTTCTTTTACACATTAATGGCTGGGTGCGTAACCTGCACGATGGGAGAGTAGAAGCCATTTTTGAAGGTTCTCCTAACGCTATTGAAGAGATGATGCGCTGGTGCCACCAGGGTTCACCCGTTGCGCAAGTGAGCCAGGTTACGGTGGAATACGAATTTGCCGAAGGACTCAAAGGGTTTGAGGTAGAGCGGACGCGCTGA
- a CDS encoding cyclase, with translation MTNGTVALLTSYDLTTGSNQKKQACLLEGEVLLTTRSHSAWGAAVTAQMYVPLSRACVWQQVTDYPRWVQFFPDLIQSDILGDCARNPKRLYQVASKAFWMLSVQVEIYLKVVETAQQNSWQQIQFCLERGSFSDFTASLNLQDYYAGTLLTYSVAATPNIPVPSSVIQQAMRLDLPANMRTMRQVICRQ, from the coding sequence ATGACCAATGGAACTGTAGCTTTATTAACTTCCTATGACCTCACAACTGGGTCGAATCAAAAAAAACAAGCCTGCTTACTGGAGGGTGAGGTCTTATTAACCACGCGATCGCACTCTGCCTGGGGGGCAGCCGTAACCGCTCAAATGTATGTTCCTTTGTCGCGTGCCTGTGTTTGGCAGCAAGTCACTGACTATCCTCGCTGGGTACAGTTTTTCCCCGACTTAATTCAAAGTGACATTTTAGGCGACTGCGCTCGCAACCCCAAAAGGCTTTACCAAGTAGCTAGTAAAGCTTTTTGGATGTTAAGCGTTCAGGTCGAAATTTATCTGAAAGTGGTTGAAACTGCCCAGCAAAATTCCTGGCAACAGATTCAGTTTTGTCTGGAGAGGGGCAGTTTTTCAGACTTTACAGCCTCCCTAAATTTGCAAGACTATTATGCAGGAACTTTGCTGACTTACTCTGTTGCCGCAACTCCTAACATTCCTGTGCCTTCCTCCGTCATTCAGCAAGCCATGCGTCTAGATTTACCTGCTAATATGCGGACAATGCGGCAAGTCATTTGTAGACAGTAG
- a CDS encoding Uma2 family endonuclease: protein MTTTLAKPQNQTPLLFEGITWREFKAVEQLLDRPGYRLSFLDGILEIRQMPGEPHETVKERIGALLEIYLLMAGFDFNPTGSMTLESESGAVKREADKSYKLAAGRSRPELAIEVVFTSGGINKLEAYKRLKIAEVWFWEDGVLEIHHLREEENQLRYEKIANSEAVPGINLELLLRCINMVNHVEAIKTFQQGIQK from the coding sequence ATGACAACGACCTTAGCCAAACCTCAAAACCAGACTCCGCTCTTATTTGAGGGCATTACTTGGCGAGAGTTCAAAGCCGTTGAGCAGTTGCTCGATCGCCCTGGCTATCGCCTCTCTTTTTTAGATGGAATTTTGGAGATTCGACAAATGCCTGGTGAACCGCATGAAACAGTCAAGGAAAGAATCGGTGCTCTTTTAGAAATTTATCTGCTGATGGCAGGTTTTGATTTTAATCCAACTGGCTCTATGACTCTGGAAAGCGAGTCTGGTGCTGTAAAACGAGAGGCTGATAAATCATACAAACTTGCAGCAGGTCGATCGCGTCCTGAGTTAGCGATCGAAGTTGTGTTCACTAGTGGTGGGATCAACAAATTAGAAGCTTACAAGCGGCTCAAGATCGCCGAAGTTTGGTTTTGGGAGGATGGGGTTTTAGAGATCCATCATTTGCGGGAAGAAGAGAATCAGTTGCGCTACGAAAAGATTGCGAACAGCGAAGCCGTACCGGGAATTAATCTGGAGTTACTCCTACGCTGTATTAACATGGTGAATCATGTAGAGGCGATCAAAACCTTTCAGCAAGGGATTCAGAAATAG
- a CDS encoding SDR family NAD(P)-dependent oxidoreductase: MNIKGKTALVTGASRGIGRAIALELAQKGAKRLVLVARNYQRLVEVAAEIEAMGTEAIPLVLDLSERVEVNIAIAQAWRDHGPIHLLVNCAGVAHQSPFLQSQLPNVQEEILTNLMGMYTMTRLIARRMAVQQQGTIVNVSSLMGKVAAPTMATYSATKFAIVGFTQALRGELAAHNIRVVSLLPSLTDTDMARNLQWFRWVVPTTSQQVAEALIAGLEKGSTEILVGWQSHLAVLGNRMVPGLMERFLQMAAPLLPKRKPIYPRYGHDSLS; encoded by the coding sequence ATGAATATTAAAGGAAAGACGGCGCTGGTGACAGGCGCGTCTCGCGGTATTGGACGGGCGATCGCCCTGGAGCTAGCTCAAAAAGGCGCAAAACGGCTGGTATTAGTGGCTCGCAACTATCAGCGCTTAGTCGAAGTTGCAGCTGAAATTGAGGCAATGGGAACTGAAGCAATTCCTCTAGTTTTAGATTTATCTGAACGGGTAGAAGTCAATATTGCGATCGCTCAAGCATGGCGAGATCATGGGCCCATCCATTTGTTAGTGAACTGTGCTGGCGTTGCTCATCAGTCGCCCTTTTTACAATCTCAATTACCGAATGTGCAAGAGGAAATCCTCACGAATTTAATGGGCATGTACACGATGACGCGGCTGATTGCCCGACGAATGGCGGTACAGCAGCAAGGCACAATTGTGAATGTGTCTAGCTTAATGGGGAAAGTTGCTGCACCCACAATGGCAACGTATTCGGCGACCAAATTCGCCATTGTAGGATTCACCCAGGCATTACGAGGTGAACTGGCTGCGCACAATATTCGGGTTGTTTCTTTACTGCCTTCATTAACAGATACAGACATGGCACGTAATCTTCAATGGTTTCGGTGGGTTGTGCCCACAACCTCTCAGCAGGTGGCTGAAGCGCTAATAGCCGGACTTGAAAAAGGCTCGACTGAGATTTTGGTAGGCTGGCAAAGTCATTTAGCAGTACTGGGGAATCGGATGGTACCTGGATTGATGGAGCGGTTTTTGCAAATGGCGGCTCCGCTACTGCCCAAGCGTAAACCGATCTACCCAAGATACGGTCATGACAGCCTTTCGTGA
- a CDS encoding DUF2949 domain-containing protein, whose amino-acid sequence MQSSIKPHLIQFLQQELAVPTESIAMALRHPESSPHLLPMVLWQYGLITIEQLDRVFDWLESA is encoded by the coding sequence ATGCAGTCCTCTATTAAGCCGCACCTCATTCAATTTCTACAGCAGGAGCTTGCCGTTCCTACAGAGTCTATTGCTATGGCTCTGCGTCATCCTGAATCTTCGCCTCATTTGTTGCCCATGGTGTTGTGGCAGTACGGTCTGATCACGATAGAACAATTAGATAGAGTATTTGACTGGTTAGAATCAGCGTAA
- the leuA gene encoding 2-isopropylmalate synthase — protein sequence MLTNPTTKYCAFPPIHLPDRTWTSQTITHSPIWLSTDLRDGNQALIEPMNVQQKLRLFQLLIDIGFQEIEVGFPSASQTDFDFVRSLITNNLIPEHVTIQVLTPAREGLIRRTFESLQGAKRAIVHLYNATCPTFRRIVFGLDRAGTVALATSAARLCNELAAQKPETVWHFEYSPETFTTTELDFAKTICDAVLDVWQPTPQHKAIINLPATVEVATPNVFADQVEWMHRHLARRDAVVLSVHPHNDRGCGIAAAELAQMAGADRVEGCLFGNGERTGNVDLVTLALNLYTQGIHPELDFSNINTVAQVVEDCTQLPIHPRHPYVGDLVFTAFSGSHQDAIKKGLAVQSEGVWEVPYLPIDPADIGRSYESVIRVNSQSGKGGIAFLLERDYHLMLPRRLQIEFSRVVQQAMDHRGQEMDAAILWQLFEQEYILSEPFQYLSHRLLEVERNVQTIAATLQVNGQPRQINGQGNGLIDAFLDALNLGIRIDHYEEHSLSQGSDARAIAYVEIGGEGFTGSVYGVGIHLNMITASLLAVLSGVNRALKQGGAEAFLKKVEAIARV from the coding sequence ATGTTAACCAATCCAACGACCAAATACTGCGCTTTTCCTCCCATCCATTTGCCCGATCGCACCTGGACTTCTCAAACGATTACCCATTCTCCTATCTGGCTCAGTACCGACTTGCGGGATGGAAATCAGGCGTTAATTGAACCGATGAATGTTCAACAAAAATTGCGATTGTTTCAGCTTTTAATTGACATTGGGTTCCAAGAAATTGAAGTAGGGTTTCCTTCCGCTTCTCAGACCGATTTTGATTTTGTGCGATCGCTCATTACTAATAATTTAATTCCTGAGCATGTCACCATTCAAGTTTTAACGCCTGCTCGTGAAGGATTAATCCGTCGCACTTTTGAATCATTGCAGGGTGCAAAGCGGGCGATCGTTCATCTTTATAATGCCACCTGTCCCACTTTTCGACGCATTGTTTTTGGACTCGATCGTGCCGGAACGGTTGCCTTAGCGACTTCTGCGGCTCGGCTTTGCAACGAACTGGCTGCCCAAAAACCTGAAACAGTTTGGCATTTTGAATACTCGCCCGAAACCTTTACGACGACAGAGTTAGACTTTGCCAAAACAATCTGCGATGCGGTTTTAGACGTTTGGCAACCCACGCCACAACACAAAGCGATCATTAATCTTCCTGCGACAGTAGAGGTTGCAACGCCCAACGTTTTTGCAGACCAAGTGGAATGGATGCATCGTCATTTGGCGCGGCGAGATGCTGTTGTCTTAAGTGTCCATCCTCATAACGATCGCGGCTGTGGCATTGCGGCGGCAGAGTTAGCACAGATGGCGGGGGCCGATCGAGTGGAAGGCTGTTTGTTTGGCAACGGCGAACGAACAGGAAATGTAGATTTAGTGACGTTGGCGTTAAATCTTTATACTCAAGGCATTCATCCGGAGTTAGATTTTTCTAACATCAACACAGTAGCGCAAGTGGTCGAAGACTGTACTCAGCTTCCCATTCATCCCCGTCATCCCTACGTGGGTGACTTGGTCTTTACGGCGTTCTCAGGATCGCACCAAGATGCCATCAAAAAAGGGTTAGCGGTTCAGTCGGAGGGGGTTTGGGAAGTGCCCTACTTACCTATTGACCCGGCTGACATAGGGCGCAGCTACGAATCGGTGATTCGGGTTAACAGTCAATCAGGGAAGGGGGGAATTGCTTTTTTGTTAGAGCGAGATTATCACCTGATGTTGCCACGCCGATTGCAGATTGAGTTTAGCCGAGTGGTTCAGCAGGCAATGGATCACCGTGGGCAAGAAATGGATGCTGCCATTCTTTGGCAGTTATTTGAGCAAGAATATATTCTGTCAGAACCCTTTCAGTATCTTTCCCATCGTTTATTAGAAGTTGAGCGAAATGTGCAGACGATCGCAGCAACGCTGCAAGTTAATGGGCAACCCAGACAGATCAACGGGCAGGGAAATGGTCTAATTGATGCCTTTTTAGATGCATTGAATTTGGGGATACGGATTGACCACTACGAAGAACACTCATTAAGCCAGGGCAGCGATGCCAGGGCGATCGCCTATGTAGAGATAGGTGGAGAGGGTTTTACTGGCTCGGTTTATGGAGTTGGAATTCATCTCAACATGATTACGGCTTCATTGCTAGCGGTTTTAAGCGGTGTCAACCGTGCGTTGAAGCAGGGAGGTGCTGAAGCTTTTTTGAAAAAGGTTGAGGCGATCGCTAGAGTCTAG
- the sepF gene encoding cell division protein SepF, with product MSFFQRVRDVLGLDDLYDDYEYEDEGISLEGETGIAAGNQSRKLIGMPGLAHGQSEMILMQPQSFDEMPDAVTALRERRSVILDLSMIDIEHAQRCADYVAGGTFAMDGHYRQIGHNVFLFTPNSVHISHRTFEETAQPVPVQAAPPKASPKPESEKSTQPRRHPIADPFAL from the coding sequence ATGAGTTTTTTTCAACGTGTGCGAGATGTTCTAGGGCTAGACGATCTCTACGATGACTATGAGTACGAAGACGAGGGCATCAGCCTTGAAGGAGAGACGGGAATTGCCGCAGGAAACCAGTCTCGCAAATTGATCGGAATGCCAGGTCTGGCTCACGGTCAATCAGAAATGATTCTGATGCAACCCCAATCTTTTGATGAAATGCCCGATGCAGTCACAGCCCTCCGGGAACGGCGATCGGTCATTTTAGATTTGAGCATGATTGATATCGAGCATGCTCAACGTTGCGCCGACTATGTTGCAGGCGGTACTTTTGCTATGGATGGACATTATCGACAAATTGGGCACAACGTTTTTCTGTTTACCCCCAACTCTGTTCACATTAGTCATCGCACCTTTGAAGAAACTGCCCAGCCCGTTCCTGTCCAAGCGGCTCCTCCAAAAGCCTCACCCAAACCTGAATCTGAAAAATCCACTCAGCCCCGTCGCCATCCCATTGCTGATCCATTTGCCCTGTAA